A stretch of Gemmatimonas aurantiaca T-27 DNA encodes these proteins:
- a CDS encoding ankyrin repeat domain-containing protein, whose translation MTTPETTPLLRALYEGRPDVAHRLAAAGPLALPEAAALGAVDAGQALLEAAGDVEETSPDGWPSLHLAAFFGHAAMVELLLKWGSDVNRMATSSQGNSALHAALAGQGNDAIVAALLAAGADANRPDVHAVRPVHLAAARGNIRALEQLADAGAQLDSPLPDGTNPATLARQRGHEGAATWLDQRAPAREPDVTRRSAVLAGALLLNDARRWPRMAAAQQTPPLPAEVVRDFVRAAHSDLAAVRSLIDARPTLVNACQDWGAGDFETAIGAASHMGRRDIAEVLLAAGARPDLFTHIVLGDFELLRAQLHRHPSLVRTKGPHGLTFEAHAKVTGHSDVIRQVADIVAEARAALETPR comes from the coding sequence ATGACGACACCGGAAACCACGCCCCTGCTACGGGCGCTGTACGAAGGGCGCCCGGATGTGGCGCATCGCTTGGCGGCGGCGGGGCCGCTCGCACTCCCCGAGGCTGCAGCACTTGGGGCCGTCGACGCCGGACAAGCACTGCTCGAAGCTGCCGGGGACGTCGAGGAGACCTCTCCCGACGGATGGCCGTCACTTCATTTGGCCGCGTTCTTCGGCCACGCGGCGATGGTGGAGCTGCTGCTGAAGTGGGGGAGCGACGTCAATCGCATGGCCACCTCCTCGCAAGGCAATTCCGCGCTGCATGCGGCACTTGCGGGACAGGGGAACGACGCGATCGTTGCCGCGCTTCTGGCCGCCGGCGCCGATGCGAACCGGCCCGATGTGCATGCGGTGCGACCTGTGCATCTTGCCGCCGCGCGTGGCAACATTCGTGCGCTCGAGCAACTGGCGGACGCCGGAGCCCAGCTGGATTCGCCTCTGCCGGACGGCACGAACCCGGCCACGCTGGCGCGACAGCGCGGCCACGAGGGCGCGGCGACGTGGCTCGACCAACGCGCCCCCGCGCGTGAGCCCGATGTAACACGGCGCTCGGCCGTCCTTGCTGGCGCGCTGCTCCTGAACGACGCACGGCGGTGGCCGCGTATGGCGGCGGCGCAACAGACGCCACCGCTGCCTGCAGAGGTCGTGCGCGACTTTGTGCGCGCGGCGCATAGCGATCTCGCCGCTGTGCGGTCGCTCATCGATGCGCGACCGACGCTCGTCAATGCCTGCCAGGATTGGGGGGCGGGTGACTTCGAAACGGCGATCGGCGCGGCCAGTCACATGGGTCGCCGCGACATCGCCGAGGTGCTGCTCGCAGCCGGGGCCCGTCCAGATCTCTTTACACATATCGTGCTCGGAGATTTCGAACTCCTTCGTGCGCAGCTCCATCGCCATCCGTCGCTGGTGCGCACGAAGGGTCCGCACGGATTGACCTTCGAGGCCCACGCGAAGGTCACCGGCCACTCGGACGTCATTCGGCAGGTCGCCGACATCGTCGCCGAAGCGCGTGCGGCGCTCGAGACGCCGCGCTGA
- a CDS encoding alpha/beta fold hydrolase has translation MRRKGRWPGASHGARRWAALLLLSVGARAGAAQGATATCRPDGVTTHRSPRGIAYEVIGCGPAVLILHGFSVDRRMWRDLTPTWRTHAQLVLVDLPSHGASATAVAGTDPVDDLLSILRDEQLERVAIIGHSAGAALAVDLAARASGRVSALILLSPSITGFASRTPVDLSAVAQRVRAGDPTGAAEAWLATSVMRTNLAPARSSWFKDLVRDNTRVWQLDGGRAPRPRASVDERLASLRMPVFVGDGALDSAGTHEVSHAIASAQPRARHERFGDAGHWFPVERPEVISALVLDFLLGTWCRPRRASPVTSCPSGPSAGESGRLAESSPHR, from the coding sequence ATGAGACGCAAGGGCCGCTGGCCGGGTGCCTCGCACGGCGCACGTCGATGGGCGGCCCTGCTGCTTCTGTCGGTGGGTGCGCGCGCGGGCGCCGCGCAGGGTGCAACAGCGACGTGTCGGCCGGACGGCGTGACGACCCACCGGTCGCCGCGCGGCATCGCGTACGAGGTCATCGGATGCGGACCTGCGGTACTCATTCTCCACGGATTCTCGGTGGATCGTCGCATGTGGCGCGACCTCACGCCGACGTGGCGGACGCACGCGCAGCTTGTCCTCGTCGATCTCCCCTCACATGGTGCGTCGGCTACCGCAGTGGCGGGCACCGATCCCGTCGATGACCTGCTGAGCATCCTCCGGGACGAGCAGCTCGAACGCGTCGCGATCATCGGGCACTCCGCCGGTGCGGCACTCGCCGTGGATCTGGCCGCCCGCGCGTCGGGGCGTGTGTCCGCGCTGATCCTGCTGTCTCCCAGCATCACCGGGTTCGCTTCGCGCACGCCCGTGGATCTCTCAGCGGTCGCGCAGCGCGTCCGTGCCGGGGATCCAACCGGTGCCGCCGAGGCGTGGCTAGCGACGTCGGTGATGCGCACCAACCTTGCCCCGGCGCGCTCGTCCTGGTTCAAGGACCTCGTTCGGGACAATACGCGGGTCTGGCAGCTCGACGGCGGACGCGCACCACGACCGCGCGCCTCCGTCGACGAGCGCCTCGCGTCGCTCCGCATGCCGGTGTTCGTTGGCGACGGGGCGCTCGACAGCGCCGGGACCCACGAAGTGTCGCACGCCATCGCATCTGCACAGCCCCGCGCCCGACATGAACGCTTCGGCGATGCCGGGCACTGGTTTCCCGTCGAGCGTCCCGAGGTCATCAGTGCACTCGTGCTCGACTTCCTGCTCGGCACATGGTGCCGTCCTCGACGCGCGTCGCCGGTGACATCCTGCCCGTCCGGTCCCTCCGCCGGCGAAAGTGGTCGGCTCGCCGAATCCTCCCCTCATCGCTGA
- a CDS encoding DUF4199 domain-containing protein: MPFNRTTLLAGAFAGIGTALWTLFEFTMGWHTTHIEVGAKTGFVGVFFPLLAILWALRATKARTNGQLTLKQALLVGLSVALVLAGIGVVFYQIYYSVINPDFLTRLRAAGTPTDTESQLITVVVGSIGFSLLVALLGGLAMRSGVDAPQR; this comes from the coding sequence ATGCCCTTCAATCGCACCACCTTGCTGGCCGGCGCCTTCGCCGGAATCGGAACGGCACTCTGGACGCTGTTCGAGTTCACGATGGGCTGGCACACAACCCACATCGAGGTCGGAGCGAAGACCGGCTTCGTCGGTGTGTTTTTTCCGTTGCTGGCCATTCTGTGGGCGCTTCGTGCCACCAAGGCCCGAACCAATGGGCAGCTGACACTCAAGCAGGCCCTGCTGGTCGGATTGTCGGTGGCACTCGTGCTCGCGGGGATCGGCGTGGTGTTCTATCAGATCTACTACAGCGTCATCAATCCCGACTTCCTTACCCGCTTGCGCGCTGCCGGTACACCGACCGACACAGAATCACAGCTCATCACGGTTGTGGTCGGGTCCATCGGATTCTCGCTGTTGGTGGCGCTGCTGGGTGGGCTGGCCATGCGCTCAGGCGTGGACGCACCGCAGCGGTAA
- a CDS encoding sensor histidine kinase, with amino-acid sequence MTDRVSSFPRPPLRFVAVVAAMLCTAYISVFLAGGQPMSLYVGVDALANTVALVLMAMAVRWFTDRVPWSRAGRWWFLPAHTLAAIAAAHLSLLVTAVALGIAAITRTGRLVPTWLVGPAQQWQLFTQVFAYTAVAGSCYALQVMADARDAQVLRQEAELARLRERLDPHVLLNTLHSLLELVRSQDPGAEEAIDRFGRVVRYVTTPREATSDLVSLREEWAHLEDYLALEQLRLGARLRVVLRLEDAAVASRLPALSLQPLVENAIVHGIAPRPGPGTVHVCATHDAGEVQITVTDDGVGTMLPSTPGTGSALRLVQARLRVHFGAAAEMEWGAGLGGYGWRVTMRVPA; translated from the coding sequence ATGACGGACCGCGTCAGTTCATTCCCTCGCCCCCCGCTGCGTTTTGTCGCCGTGGTCGCCGCGATGCTGTGTACGGCGTACATCTCGGTGTTTCTCGCCGGCGGCCAACCGATGTCGCTATACGTCGGGGTCGATGCGCTGGCGAACACCGTAGCGCTGGTGCTTATGGCGATGGCAGTCCGATGGTTCACCGATCGTGTGCCCTGGTCCCGGGCCGGGCGGTGGTGGTTCCTTCCGGCACACACACTGGCGGCGATTGCCGCGGCACACCTCTCTCTGCTGGTCACGGCCGTGGCGCTGGGCATCGCGGCAATTACGCGGACCGGTCGACTGGTACCGACGTGGCTGGTCGGGCCCGCGCAACAGTGGCAGCTGTTCACTCAGGTCTTTGCCTACACGGCGGTAGCGGGCAGCTGCTATGCCTTGCAGGTGATGGCCGACGCGCGCGACGCTCAGGTGTTGCGTCAGGAAGCCGAACTGGCCCGCCTACGCGAGCGACTCGATCCGCACGTCCTGCTCAATACGCTGCATTCGTTGCTGGAGCTGGTGCGCAGTCAGGATCCCGGCGCCGAGGAGGCCATCGATCGGTTCGGGCGCGTCGTCCGCTATGTCACCACGCCGCGGGAGGCGACGTCAGATCTGGTATCGCTGCGTGAGGAGTGGGCACACCTCGAGGACTACCTGGCGTTGGAGCAGCTCCGCCTCGGCGCGCGGCTACGGGTGGTCCTGCGCCTCGAGGACGCTGCGGTCGCTTCCCGGCTGCCGGCCTTGTCGCTGCAACCGCTGGTGGAGAATGCGATCGTGCACGGTATCGCGCCGCGCCCGGGACCGGGCACCGTGCACGTGTGTGCCACTCATGACGCTGGCGAGGTGCAGATCACGGTCACCGATGACGGCGTGGGAACGATGCTGCCGTCCACGCCAGGTACAGGAAGCGCGCTTCGACTCGTGCAGGCACGCTTGCGCGTGCACTTCGGGGCGGCAGCCGAGATGGAGTGGGGAGCGGGCCTCGGTGGCTACGGCTGGCGCGTGACCATGCGCGTGCCGGCATGA
- a CDS encoding LytR/AlgR family response regulator transcription factor → MSRPTELLRVAIAEDEPLARRALRRMLQEDPAVLLVAEVEDVAALTALLRHPTPVDVLFLDVRMPGGSVFECLPLVRPETLVVFTTAHAEHAAAAFDLDAVDYLRKPFGARRVHEALERVRRRRRITPTRTDADGHLLVRVGVRDVPVRLASVWRFEGADDCVRVVTADRKLLHAVTLQSLEEALAAQGFLRIHRRHLVNSGAIRALVPHDAHRLAVELPNGDRLVASRRGTSVLRAWSQRAAGAAAADHSAGGTRS, encoded by the coding sequence ATGAGCCGACCGACGGAGCTGCTCCGTGTGGCGATCGCCGAGGACGAGCCGCTCGCACGGCGCGCGCTGCGACGCATGCTCCAGGAGGATCCGGCGGTGCTGCTCGTGGCCGAAGTAGAAGATGTGGCGGCGCTGACGGCGCTCCTCCGGCACCCGACTCCCGTCGATGTCCTGTTTCTCGATGTCCGCATGCCCGGCGGGTCTGTATTCGAGTGCCTGCCGTTGGTTCGACCGGAGACGCTGGTGGTCTTCACGACGGCACATGCCGAGCATGCCGCGGCGGCGTTCGACCTCGATGCCGTGGACTATCTACGCAAACCGTTCGGCGCGCGCCGGGTCCACGAGGCGCTCGAGCGGGTGCGCCGACGCCGTCGGATCACGCCCACGCGGACCGACGCCGACGGACACCTGCTGGTACGCGTCGGCGTGCGCGACGTGCCGGTGCGCCTGGCGAGCGTGTGGCGCTTTGAAGGGGCAGACGACTGCGTGCGCGTGGTGACGGCCGATCGCAAACTCCTCCACGCGGTCACGCTACAGTCGCTGGAGGAAGCGCTCGCGGCGCAGGGGTTTCTGCGCATCCATCGGCGGCACCTTGTCAACAGCGGCGCGATTCGGGCACTCGTACCCCATGATGCGCATCGACTGGCCGTTGAATTGCCCAACGGCGACCGACTGGTGGCCAGTCGCCGAGGTACCTCAGTACTGCGTGCCTGGTCGCAGCGCGCGGCCGGCGCCGCGGCGGCCGATCACTCTGCCGGGGGCACCCGCAGTTGA
- the istA gene encoding IS21-like element ISGau7 family transposase encodes MSNVLDETKQQQVIALGRLGWSLRRIEAATGVRRETISGYLKATGVAVRRRGGRPTQWPPPNPATTGEVSTDPVSIGTVVATVARPGRAPTASACEPYREQIVEAVRRGRNAMAIWQDLVDQHGFDGRYASVRRFVGRRRVTSPEPAGIIETAPGEEAQVDYGEGPMVRDPVSGKYKRTRLFVLTLGYSRKSVRLLTWRSSSQRWAALHEEAFRRLGGTPRVIVLDNLREGVLTPDVYDAQLNPLYRDVLAHYGVVALPGRVRDPDRKGKVESGIGHTQRTPLKGLRFETLDAAQAYLDQWELRWADTRIHGTTKRQVSVMFSEERPQLQSLPLELFRYYRHGTRVVHLDGCVEVEAAYYSVPPGWIGQQVVVQWDDLHVRVLDPKTSGLLREHLRTRRGHHRVADADRPTRTPAKTLALLDVARKAGPSISAVCEHIHRTEGVLAPRRILGVLALARKHGPALTEDAAHFALEAGAPSYRFLRRYLERVKLPATALKQIDPLIRHLTDYRALIEQRAAAS; translated from the coding sequence ATGAGCAACGTCTTGGACGAGACCAAACAGCAGCAGGTGATTGCGTTGGGGCGACTGGGGTGGTCGCTCCGGCGCATCGAGGCGGCGACCGGCGTCCGCCGCGAGACGATCAGTGGGTATTTGAAGGCGACCGGCGTCGCAGTCCGCCGGCGCGGCGGCCGGCCGACGCAGTGGCCACCACCAAATCCGGCCACCACGGGCGAGGTGTCCACCGACCCGGTGTCCATCGGGACCGTGGTGGCCACGGTCGCGCGGCCGGGCCGGGCGCCGACGGCGAGCGCCTGCGAGCCGTACCGCGAGCAGATTGTGGAGGCCGTCCGCCGCGGCCGGAACGCGATGGCGATCTGGCAGGACCTCGTCGACCAGCACGGCTTCGACGGCCGCTATGCGAGTGTGCGGCGCTTCGTCGGTCGCCGGCGCGTGACGTCGCCCGAGCCGGCGGGGATCATCGAGACCGCCCCCGGCGAAGAAGCCCAAGTCGATTACGGCGAAGGGCCGATGGTGCGCGATCCCGTGAGCGGCAAATACAAACGCACGCGGCTCTTCGTGCTGACGCTCGGCTACTCGCGCAAATCCGTGCGACTGCTCACCTGGCGCTCCAGTAGTCAGCGGTGGGCGGCGCTGCATGAAGAGGCGTTTCGTCGGCTCGGCGGCACGCCCCGCGTGATTGTCCTCGACAATCTCCGTGAGGGCGTGCTCACGCCCGATGTGTACGACGCCCAGCTCAATCCGCTCTATCGCGATGTGCTCGCGCACTACGGCGTGGTCGCGCTCCCGGGTCGCGTCCGCGATCCAGATCGGAAGGGGAAAGTGGAGTCGGGGATCGGCCACACGCAGCGCACGCCGCTCAAGGGGCTGCGTTTCGAGACCCTCGACGCCGCGCAAGCGTACCTCGATCAGTGGGAGCTCCGCTGGGCGGACACGCGCATCCATGGCACCACGAAACGCCAGGTCAGCGTGATGTTTTCGGAGGAGCGCCCGCAGCTGCAGTCGCTGCCCCTGGAACTCTTTCGCTACTACCGGCACGGCACGCGCGTGGTGCATCTCGACGGCTGTGTGGAAGTCGAGGCCGCGTACTACAGCGTGCCGCCGGGCTGGATCGGGCAGCAAGTCGTCGTGCAGTGGGATGACCTCCACGTGCGGGTGCTCGATCCCAAGACGAGCGGGCTGCTGCGCGAACATCTGCGCACACGCCGTGGGCATCATCGCGTGGCCGATGCCGACCGTCCGACTCGCACACCGGCGAAGACGCTCGCCCTCCTCGATGTCGCGCGCAAAGCCGGGCCATCGATCAGCGCCGTGTGTGAGCACATCCACCGTACCGAGGGCGTCCTCGCGCCGCGTCGCATCCTCGGCGTGCTCGCGCTCGCGCGCAAACACGGGCCGGCCCTCACGGAGGACGCGGCCCATTTCGCGCTCGAAGCCGGCGCGCCGTCCTATCGCTTCCTCCGGCGCTATCTCGAACGCGTGAAGCTGCCAGCCACGGCACTGAAGCAGATCGACCCGCTCATCCGCCATCTCACCGACTACCGCGCCCTCATCGAACAGCGAGCTGCCGCCTCATGA
- the istB gene encoding IS21-like element ISGau7 family helper ATPase IstB — protein sequence MNVTELDRALRKLRLSGMADVLETRLRHAQAERLPPLDLVAMLVNDELQRRQDRLLERRRVQARFRDPNRSLDSFDFAFNKKMNRALIFELATGRFITQREDLLLVGSPGTGKSHVAQALGHAAIQQGHRVLYREAHLLLEELTDATLDGTRKEVFTELSTVPLLIIDDLGMRKLPPTAAEDLLELIMRRYERASTILTANRPVDDWGKLLGDTAAVTALLDRLLHHAHVITCGPRSWRTKLHGATDTTVTPTR from the coding sequence ATGAACGTCACCGAACTGGATCGCGCCCTCCGCAAGCTCCGCCTCTCCGGCATGGCGGACGTACTCGAAACGCGCCTGCGCCATGCGCAGGCCGAGCGGCTGCCGCCGCTCGATCTCGTCGCGATGCTCGTCAATGACGAACTGCAACGGCGCCAGGATCGCCTGCTCGAACGGCGGCGTGTACAGGCCCGCTTCCGCGATCCGAACCGCTCGCTCGACTCGTTTGATTTTGCGTTTAACAAGAAGATGAATCGCGCGCTGATTTTTGAGCTCGCGACCGGCCGCTTCATCACGCAGCGCGAAGATCTGCTGCTCGTCGGTTCACCCGGTACGGGAAAGAGTCACGTGGCGCAGGCGCTCGGCCACGCGGCGATTCAGCAAGGCCATCGCGTGCTCTATCGCGAAGCGCATCTGCTCCTCGAAGAGCTCACCGACGCCACGCTCGACGGGACCCGGAAGGAGGTCTTCACGGAACTCAGCACCGTCCCACTCCTGATCATCGATGATCTCGGCATGCGAAAGCTGCCGCCCACCGCCGCCGAAGATCTGCTCGAGCTGATCATGCGCCGCTATGAACGCGCCTCGACGATCCTCACCGCGAATCGCCCCGTCGATGACTGGGGCAAGCTGCTCGGCGACACCGCCGCCGTCACGGCGCTGCTCGACCGGCTCCTCCATCACGCCCACGTGATCACTTGCGGCCCCCGGAGCTGGCGGACCAAACTCCATGGGGCGACCGACACCACCGTCACGCCGACCCGATAA
- a CDS encoding DinB family protein produces the protein MRRLWILFAAVLTPTLLAAQTSAAPSSNTVAQTFRGFGRPYGTWLLAAFDSIPANQYAFKPTPIQQSIGYIAQHLEDANYQLCSRFGDRTRKMTAKDSLADTLKARWPKDTLLTRLRQSFVFCNEAIAKLSDASLADPFAVGEGTPQQTTAPRARFLILFVTDLAEHYAQIATYMRILGMVPPSSLPQTTR, from the coding sequence ATGCGACGTCTTTGGATCCTATTCGCCGCAGTGCTGACGCCGACGCTGCTTGCTGCGCAAACGTCGGCCGCCCCCTCCTCCAATACGGTCGCGCAGACGTTTCGAGGGTTCGGACGACCCTATGGCACATGGCTCCTCGCCGCCTTCGATTCCATTCCAGCGAACCAGTACGCATTTAAGCCTACGCCTATCCAGCAATCGATTGGATACATCGCGCAACATCTCGAAGACGCCAACTATCAATTGTGTTCGCGTTTCGGCGATCGAACCCGCAAGATGACGGCGAAGGATTCCTTGGCGGACACGCTCAAGGCGCGATGGCCCAAAGACACATTATTGACTCGATTGCGCCAATCCTTTGTGTTCTGCAATGAAGCAATCGCCAAGCTTTCGGATGCGAGTCTCGCCGATCCGTTTGCGGTGGGCGAGGGAACGCCGCAGCAGACTACGGCGCCCCGCGCGCGCTTCCTCATTCTGTTTGTGACGGATTTGGCCGAGCACTATGCACAGATCGCCACGTACATGCGAATCCTTGGAATGGTACCGCCCTCATCGTTGCCCCAGACGACGCGTTGA
- a CDS encoding toll/interleukin-1 receptor domain-containing protein — protein MIDLFFSYSHHDEAMRNELEVHLSMLKRNGLVRAWHDRRITAGSDLDREISEHLERADVILLLLSPHFLASDYCYETEAQRALQRHDERTAVVIPVILQPCDWLESPFRKLRATPSDGKPIAKFPNVNDAFLEVARDIRAAAVSLNKAEVATPKTVAGAVNPDAGVRSSNLRLKKTFTDRDRDGFRDEAFSYIDKFFENSLGELRDRNPGIEFRFKRLSAAGFTAAVYQGGSKMTSCHVWLAEGMSFGMDIAYSANDSIATNSINDGLRIDDDGFQLGLKASGLGFARPTGESLMTPHGAAEYLWSSFISRLQ, from the coding sequence ATGATCGACCTCTTCTTTTCGTACTCTCATCACGATGAAGCCATGCGCAACGAGCTGGAGGTCCATCTCTCCATGCTGAAGCGCAACGGGCTCGTTCGTGCGTGGCATGATAGACGCATTACCGCGGGCAGTGACCTCGACCGCGAAATCAGCGAGCACCTAGAACGTGCCGATGTTATCCTCTTGCTGTTGAGTCCCCACTTTCTGGCGTCGGACTATTGCTACGAGACGGAGGCTCAGCGAGCGCTGCAACGGCACGACGAACGCACTGCCGTCGTAATTCCAGTCATTCTCCAGCCGTGCGACTGGCTGGAGTCACCATTTCGAAAGTTGCGGGCGACCCCCAGTGACGGTAAGCCGATCGCAAAGTTCCCAAACGTCAATGATGCCTTCCTAGAAGTAGCTCGTGACATCCGTGCAGCGGCTGTGTCATTGAATAAGGCCGAGGTGGCGACACCAAAGACGGTCGCGGGAGCTGTGAATCCGGATGCCGGAGTACGATCCAGCAACTTGCGGCTGAAGAAGACTTTTACCGATCGTGATCGAGATGGCTTCCGAGATGAGGCCTTCTCGTACATTGACAAGTTCTTTGAGAATTCTCTCGGTGAGCTCAGAGATCGCAACCCAGGTATTGAGTTTCGCTTCAAAAGGTTGTCGGCGGCCGGATTCACAGCAGCCGTCTACCAAGGCGGTTCAAAGATGACGAGTTGCCATGTTTGGTTAGCCGAGGGTATGTCGTTCGGAATGGATATCGCCTACTCCGCCAACGACTCGATTGCAACCAATAGCATCAACGACGGCCTCCGCATCGACGATGATGGATTTCAGCTCGGACTCAAAGCCAGCGGCTTAGGCTTCGCCCGTCCGACCGGAGAGTCGCTGATGACGCCCCACGGCGCGGCGGAGTATCTCTGGTCATCGTTCATCTCACGACTTCAGTAG
- a CDS encoding MerR family transcriptional regulator produces the protein MKVPLRIGAVAEAAGVGVQTLRYYERRGLLSARHRTAGGYREYAPDTVRRVVFIRRAQAMGFTLDEIRALLALRVREPRRCEPVKESAEIARARVREQLVALRRMDKVLARLIRACDARAVTEECPILAALEPEERS, from the coding sequence ATGAAAGTCCCTTTGCGCATCGGGGCCGTCGCTGAGGCGGCGGGCGTGGGCGTGCAGACGCTCCGGTACTACGAGCGGCGCGGCCTGTTGAGCGCTCGCCACCGCACGGCAGGCGGCTACCGTGAATACGCTCCGGACACGGTCCGTCGCGTCGTGTTCATTCGCCGCGCGCAGGCGATGGGATTCACGCTCGATGAGATTCGCGCGCTCCTCGCGCTTCGTGTGCGGGAGCCGCGACGTTGCGAGCCGGTGAAGGAGTCCGCCGAGATCGCGCGCGCGCGCGTCCGCGAGCAGCTCGTCGCGCTGCGACGGATGGACAAGGTGCTCGCACGGCTCATTCGTGCGTGCGACGCGCGAGCGGTCACGGAGGAGTGCCCCATCCTGGCGGCGCTCGAACCTGAGGAGAGGAGTTAG
- a CDS encoding MerC domain-containing protein, whose product MKPGTRDGAGVLGAILAALCCAGTPFIVGGLAALGLGFLRKDGILWPAMLLALAVAVTGFWKGARTHGRWGPFVVGGLGAVSLAAGVILVHGFPAMQMIYGGSAALVIGAGWNSYARRNCATVSTRASA is encoded by the coding sequence ATGAAGCCGGGGACACGTGATGGGGCGGGAGTCCTCGGTGCGATCCTCGCGGCGCTGTGCTGCGCGGGAACGCCGTTCATTGTGGGTGGACTGGCCGCACTCGGCCTTGGATTCCTGCGCAAGGACGGCATTCTGTGGCCCGCGATGCTCCTCGCCCTGGCGGTCGCCGTTACAGGCTTCTGGAAGGGCGCGCGGACGCACGGGCGCTGGGGCCCGTTCGTTGTCGGTGGGCTAGGCGCGGTGTCGCTCGCAGCCGGCGTGATTCTCGTGCACGGATTTCCGGCGATGCAGATGATCTACGGGGGTTCCGCTGCGCTCGTCATCGGGGCGGGATGGAACAGTTACGCGCGAAGAAACTGTGCAACCGTGAGCACGCGCGCGTCCGCATAA
- a CDS encoding Dps family protein, translating into MTKKSNEPTVKALSTLLASSYTLYLKTHNFHWNVTGPMFNSLHAMFEVQYTELALAVDAVAERMRALGAFAPASYTEFSKLTTVSEETGRPEATEMIRMLVADQELVAEAARRLIEAAEAARDQASADLATRRVEVHEKNAWMLRSHLE; encoded by the coding sequence ATGACGAAGAAGTCCAACGAACCGACGGTCAAGGCGCTGTCCACGCTCTTGGCCAGCAGCTACACGCTCTATCTCAAGACGCACAACTTCCATTGGAACGTCACGGGGCCGATGTTCAACTCATTGCACGCGATGTTCGAAGTGCAGTACACCGAGCTGGCGCTCGCCGTGGATGCGGTAGCCGAGCGCATGCGCGCGCTGGGGGCGTTCGCCCCGGCGAGCTACACGGAGTTCTCAAAGCTCACGACCGTCAGCGAAGAGACTGGTCGTCCCGAGGCCACGGAGATGATTCGGATGTTGGTCGCCGATCAGGAACTGGTGGCGGAGGCTGCGCGTCGGTTGATCGAAGCGGCCGAAGCCGCGAGGGACCAGGCGAGTGCCGATCTCGCGACCAGGCGAGTGGAGGTGCATGAGAAGAACGCCTGGATGCTGCGCAGTCACTTGGAATAG